One genomic window of Marinobacter adhaerens HP15 includes the following:
- a CDS encoding AI-2E family transporter: MEDQSTNKEPTGENKRLLISSDLATPIYGLFGLGILYTLYVAHQIVLPIILAVMTSLLLSPLVKKAYVKWRVPRMISSLVFVLLVLAGIVGITLAVATPALKWVEEVPQGISRLLVGESEISRQIARVSESAEQVEKSVEELSESERQQPTTVVLQTDSWRNQLMTKARNGIAGLALALALTYFLLVSGDRLIKNFVRQLPIDQRKTVLRITHDSQHQIAQYLGVLGLSNLAVGTTTGLICWAVGLPDPAVWGLVAGLARFIPYLGVILSISMLTIVSAISLDEFWMMAIAPLGFLGLTTLVGFFIEPWIHGFRMAINPVIIFVSIFFWGWLWGPVGVLLAVPLMTVIQVVLKQIPKLRPVYKVIAR; this comes from the coding sequence ATGGAAGACCAATCCACAAATAAGGAACCGACGGGTGAGAACAAGCGCCTGCTGATCTCATCGGATCTTGCCACGCCGATATACGGTTTGTTCGGCCTGGGAATCCTGTACACCCTGTACGTGGCTCATCAGATTGTCCTGCCCATCATTCTTGCGGTAATGACGAGCCTGCTGCTCTCGCCCCTGGTCAAGAAGGCATACGTTAAGTGGCGGGTTCCCCGGATGATCAGCTCCCTGGTGTTTGTGCTCCTGGTGCTCGCCGGCATCGTCGGCATTACACTGGCCGTCGCGACGCCTGCCCTCAAGTGGGTTGAGGAAGTGCCCCAGGGGATATCGAGGCTGCTGGTGGGCGAGAGCGAAATCAGTCGCCAGATCGCCAGAGTCTCCGAGTCTGCGGAACAGGTTGAAAAGTCCGTTGAGGAGCTCTCGGAGTCAGAAAGGCAACAGCCAACGACGGTTGTTCTGCAGACGGATTCCTGGCGCAACCAGTTGATGACCAAAGCCCGGAACGGCATCGCTGGCCTGGCTTTGGCATTGGCATTGACCTATTTCCTGTTGGTGAGCGGTGATCGTCTGATCAAGAACTTTGTCCGTCAGTTGCCCATTGATCAGCGGAAAACCGTGCTTCGGATTACCCACGATTCTCAGCATCAGATTGCCCAGTACCTGGGCGTTCTCGGCCTGAGTAATCTGGCCGTCGGCACCACAACGGGCCTGATCTGCTGGGCCGTCGGGCTGCCGGATCCGGCTGTGTGGGGGCTGGTCGCCGGGCTTGCCCGGTTCATTCCCTACCTCGGGGTTATTCTCTCTATCTCCATGCTGACGATTGTCTCGGCCATTAGCCTTGATGAGTTCTGGATGATGGCCATTGCGCCACTGGGCTTCCTCGGTTTGACCACGCTGGTCGGGTTCTTTATCGAACCCTGGATTCACGGCTTTCGGATGGCGATCAATCCGGTGATCATCTTCGTCTCGATCTTCTTCTGGGGCTGGCTCTGGGGGCCGGTGGGCGTGCTCCTGGCGGTGCCGCTGATGACGGTCATCCAGGTGGTACTCAAGCAGATTCCCAAGCTGCGTCCTGTCTATAAAGTGATTGCCCGGTAG
- a CDS encoding DUF3592 domain-containing protein, translated as MKTFNTLRVIFSLVGVGMLVGAFFSFQSTSTFLETATAKPGVVTDLIRSRSSDSNAYYPLVRFEDEKGRLTEFLSSSGSNPPSYSRGETVRVLFMPGNAESARIDGFFSLWGVTLIVGGLGGVFFMVGAGMFVVPAVRNSGAAKLRKTGQRVQGMFQGVEKNQMIVMNGKSPYQIVCQWQNPVTSDIHVFRSGNLWFDPSDHIQSESIPVYINPTNPKRYWVDTSFLPKMAS; from the coding sequence ATGAAAACCTTCAATACGCTGCGGGTGATTTTTTCACTCGTGGGTGTCGGCATGCTTGTCGGCGCCTTTTTCTCTTTCCAGAGCACTTCAACCTTTCTTGAAACCGCGACAGCCAAGCCGGGCGTTGTAACCGACCTGATTCGATCACGATCCAGTGATTCCAATGCCTACTATCCTCTCGTCCGTTTTGAAGACGAAAAAGGCAGGCTCACAGAGTTCCTCTCATCCAGCGGCAGCAACCCTCCGAGTTACAGTCGCGGAGAGACGGTTCGTGTGTTGTTCATGCCCGGCAATGCTGAGTCTGCAAGAATCGATGGATTCTTTTCGCTGTGGGGAGTCACCCTGATCGTAGGCGGTTTGGGCGGTGTTTTCTTTATGGTTGGAGCCGGTATGTTTGTTGTGCCCGCTGTCAGGAACAGTGGGGCTGCCAAACTTCGCAAAACCGGGCAACGGGTTCAGGGTATGTTTCAGGGTGTCGAAAAGAACCAGATGATCGTCATGAACGGTAAGAGCCCCTATCAGATCGTTTGCCAGTGGCAGAATCCGGTCACCTCCGATATCCATGTCTTCAGGAGCGGCAACCTCTGGTTTGATCCTTCGGACCATATCCAGAGCGAGTCCATTCCCGTTTACATCAATCCCACAAACCCCAAGCGGTATTGGGTGGACACCTCCTTTTTGCCAAAGATGGCGAGCTGA
- a CDS encoding LysM peptidoglycan-binding domain-containing protein: MNSEYTVRSGDTLSAIAQRHQTTLSSLMRLNPAIENPDRIFPGQLLKLPAANEADFSNCEVGSVAQEPPCSEEIVEVVHVTGSDELILLTEAELAEWVEEEEFVCGPITEFYGKLDGLDEGETDSELGVSEGEGRLLSEVQEEKERLIDELEARSVLTNDMQSIPPITEIKRLAGNKHVTFVRSDKIANHPRRYSMASRDRERSKGWLTENGVDPAKLRDAIRSELNIKFNATLWEPDKNGALMTTLNKFYDEASWSIWGDAEARREAVDETGFDASAEAQFMRFAAGAAASGEFDPRKGKVHFQAKAEAQYALAQGKVGVEQAFPVNNRSEIRIPYRVGGWDGERKIASLGHFQAAINASLTGFAGASALIAGNVHVSTKDGLPTLKGIASRNNGQRAGAEAGVFAGIRGGCEVAGELRWKDVLTEKREWERLCRVGKKVEAALGAGAEAELRLLFSPETGKFYVNAHAGLVLGVGPSGSFLLEIETQKVIRMLHFVYNALLDVDFRYLELFDQSTDAFEWYKRMGLYALARGLSAFEVANEFAGSIANELATYAQEVFVNRYREKQSTDIAQNILTDLQLKENSVFLHAPPEVKGTVLDNILYDWWVTPDLWDDDDIKITAVKQIMETFQGWRDFEETVVRMNPEGFAMQEEFDSNVERLFAFIGKNKADQRMFMLGLQGQTAIAGRPVRMDPFDVCRICRIG; this comes from the coding sequence ATGAATTCTGAATACACCGTTCGCTCCGGCGACACCCTCAGTGCGATTGCACAAAGGCATCAAACAACCCTGAGCAGCCTGATGCGGCTGAATCCTGCAATTGAGAACCCGGATCGTATCTTCCCCGGACAGCTGCTCAAGCTGCCAGCGGCCAACGAGGCTGATTTCTCCAACTGCGAAGTGGGATCTGTTGCTCAGGAGCCTCCCTGTTCCGAAGAAATCGTGGAAGTTGTCCATGTAACCGGGTCTGACGAACTGATTCTCCTGACTGAGGCGGAATTGGCGGAGTGGGTCGAAGAAGAGGAATTCGTTTGTGGCCCCATCACTGAATTTTACGGGAAGCTTGACGGGCTTGATGAGGGTGAGACCGACTCTGAACTGGGCGTGAGTGAGGGCGAAGGGCGCTTGCTGTCGGAAGTACAGGAGGAGAAAGAACGGCTGATAGACGAACTTGAGGCACGCTCAGTCCTGACCAACGACATGCAATCCATTCCACCGATTACTGAAATAAAGCGGTTGGCCGGCAATAAGCACGTCACATTTGTTCGCTCTGACAAGATCGCGAACCACCCTCGCCGGTATTCGATGGCATCGCGAGACAGGGAGCGCAGTAAGGGTTGGCTAACCGAGAACGGCGTTGATCCGGCTAAGCTACGAGATGCTATCCGAAGCGAACTTAACATCAAGTTCAACGCAACCCTCTGGGAGCCGGATAAAAATGGCGCGCTGATGACGACGTTGAACAAGTTTTACGATGAAGCATCCTGGTCTATCTGGGGAGACGCGGAAGCCAGGCGGGAAGCGGTCGATGAGACCGGGTTTGATGCCTCTGCGGAGGCACAGTTCATGCGCTTTGCTGCCGGCGCGGCGGCCTCGGGCGAATTTGATCCGCGCAAGGGGAAAGTGCATTTCCAGGCGAAAGCGGAAGCGCAGTATGCCCTGGCGCAGGGCAAGGTTGGTGTTGAGCAGGCGTTTCCGGTGAATAACCGGTCCGAAATCCGGATTCCTTATCGGGTTGGAGGCTGGGATGGCGAGCGCAAGATCGCGTCGCTCGGCCATTTCCAGGCAGCGATCAACGCCTCGCTGACCGGATTTGCCGGCGCCTCGGCTCTTATTGCTGGAAATGTTCACGTGTCCACCAAGGACGGCCTCCCCACTCTGAAGGGCATTGCTTCGAGGAATAACGGGCAGAGGGCGGGGGCTGAGGCTGGGGTATTCGCAGGCATTCGTGGCGGATGTGAGGTGGCAGGTGAGCTGCGTTGGAAAGACGTACTGACCGAGAAGCGAGAGTGGGAAAGGCTTTGTAGGGTAGGTAAGAAGGTCGAGGCAGCGTTGGGGGCTGGGGCAGAGGCCGAACTCAGGCTGTTATTCAGCCCGGAGACTGGCAAATTTTATGTAAACGCACACGCTGGGCTTGTGCTAGGCGTGGGGCCATCTGGAAGCTTTCTCTTGGAGATCGAGACTCAGAAAGTCATTCGGATGCTCCATTTCGTCTACAACGCACTATTGGATGTGGATTTCAGGTATTTAGAGCTCTTTGATCAAAGTACCGACGCTTTCGAGTGGTATAAACGAATGGGGCTATATGCTTTGGCGAGAGGGTTGTCGGCATTTGAAGTGGCTAACGAGTTTGCTGGTTCTATCGCAAATGAGCTGGCTACATACGCCCAGGAGGTTTTTGTTAATCGTTACCGAGAAAAACAAAGCACTGACATCGCGCAAAACATACTCACTGATCTGCAATTGAAGGAGAATTCCGTTTTCCTGCATGCCCCACCTGAGGTCAAAGGTACGGTTCTGGATAATATTCTTTATGACTGGTGGGTGACACCCGATTTGTGGGATGACGATGACATCAAAATTACGGCTGTTAAGCAGATAATGGAAACTTTCCAGGGGTGGCGCGATTTCGAGGAAACCGTTGTGCGAATGAATCCTGAAGGTTTTGCAATGCAAGAGGAGTTTGACTCGAACGTTGAACGACTTTTTGCGTTCATTGGAAAAAACAAAGCGGATCAGCGCATGTTCATGCTCGGGCTTCAGGGTCAAACAGCAATAGCGGGAAGGCCTGTGAGAATGGATCCTTTCGACGTCTGCCGTATTTGTAGGATTGGCTAA
- a CDS encoding formylglycine-generating enzyme family protein, protein MRYLVFSSLVVTSALSGCSLYYESQAKDMIQRQMDAMVFVEGGEFMMGNPGGWDGSNDSWPPHKVVLDDFYIQKYEVTQGDFELFMAVTGYEHSNSSYESLRDHSPDRFQSSFPAVVSWKDASDFCEWLGSQTGKAVELPTEAQWEYAARSGGKPFRYATENGDAKEGVTMAARPSQYRRQNKSLPQPPGSYPPNLLGLYDMSGNAAEWVRDYYHADYYERSPVNNPKGPESPIIESWSNEPFRVLRGGDFRDFSGNTTVTRRKAIERATNESTGFRCSLLKI, encoded by the coding sequence ATGCGTTACCTCGTTTTTTCTTCTCTTGTTGTCACTTCTGCCCTTTCCGGTTGTAGCCTTTATTACGAGTCCCAGGCAAAAGACATGATTCAGCGTCAGATGGACGCCATGGTTTTTGTGGAAGGTGGGGAGTTTATGATGGGGAATCCTGGGGGGTGGGATGGAAGCAACGACAGCTGGCCGCCGCATAAAGTAGTTCTGGACGATTTCTATATTCAGAAGTATGAGGTCACTCAGGGGGACTTTGAGCTGTTTATGGCGGTGACGGGGTATGAACACTCGAACAGTTCCTACGAAAGCCTTAGAGATCATTCTCCGGATCGCTTTCAATCAAGCTTCCCGGCAGTAGTGTCATGGAAAGATGCGTCGGATTTTTGCGAATGGCTTGGATCTCAGACTGGCAAAGCCGTTGAACTCCCGACGGAAGCACAGTGGGAATATGCAGCCCGAAGCGGTGGCAAACCGTTTCGCTATGCTACTGAGAACGGAGACGCGAAAGAAGGTGTAACAATGGCAGCACGCCCATCACAGTACAGACGACAGAATAAATCACTTCCGCAGCCGCCAGGGAGCTACCCTCCAAACCTGCTTGGCCTGTACGACATGTCAGGGAATGCTGCGGAATGGGTGAGAGATTATTATCACGCCGATTATTATGAGCGCTCCCCCGTAAATAACCCTAAGGGACCCGAGAGCCCAATCATAGAAAGCTGGAGCAACGAACCCTTCCGGGTCCTCCGAGGCGGCGATTTTAGAGACTTCTCAGGGAACACAACAGTCACAAGACGCAAAGCGATAGAACGGGCAACAAATGAATCCACCGGTTTTCGGTGCTCCCTCTTAAAAATTTAA
- a CDS encoding DUF4123 domain-containing protein yields the protein MIGLDETTRANAYILFDGALFDAPRFTYEHDDQPQLEYLFLGTPHEAAMEVTPCLVKPSEGTRLWRAQSEWQDKAIILLSDQSLPLVAGHLRSLLSVRMPNGGFSYLRYYAPKQLTRLMSALNEQERARFSGPVREWLAFQPNGELSRFDSDGSQHFRKAAEEGWFLLTENHVAVLSQSARHEFVEKLGRFLDITDRARLEQLINEATALGFRTEKEVSRYSELAVVHGERIKLAEIRTILSDSEVSASARLKAVDNHLAYGVA from the coding sequence ATGATAGGGCTGGATGAAACAACCAGGGCGAACGCCTACATTCTTTTTGACGGTGCATTGTTTGATGCACCGCGCTTCACCTACGAGCATGATGATCAGCCCCAACTGGAATATCTGTTCTTGGGCACACCACATGAAGCGGCTATGGAAGTAACCCCTTGCCTGGTCAAACCCTCCGAGGGTACACGGCTTTGGCGTGCCCAGTCTGAGTGGCAGGATAAAGCCATTATCCTTCTATCGGATCAAAGCCTTCCCCTTGTGGCGGGCCATTTGCGCAGTTTGCTCAGTGTGCGGATGCCGAATGGGGGATTCTCCTACCTGCGCTATTACGCACCCAAGCAGCTCACGCGGCTGATGTCTGCACTGAATGAGCAGGAACGCGCTCGCTTTAGTGGGCCAGTCAGAGAGTGGCTGGCCTTCCAGCCGAACGGAGAGCTATCCCGGTTCGATTCAGATGGCTCGCAACACTTCAGGAAAGCGGCTGAGGAAGGCTGGTTTCTCCTCACTGAAAATCATGTGGCAGTGCTGTCACAGAGCGCCAGGCATGAATTCGTCGAGAAGTTGGGCCGTTTTCTCGACATCACGGATCGAGCACGGTTGGAGCAACTCATCAATGAGGCAACCGCGCTGGGTTTTCGAACCGAAAAGGAGGTTAGCCGTTACTCAGAGCTGGCCGTGGTTCACGGGGAGCGGATCAAGCTTGCCGAAATCCGCACCATTCTGTCTGACTCTGAGGTCTCGGCTAGCGCACGTCTGAAAGCAGTGGATAACCATTTGGCATACGGAGTTGCCTGA
- a CDS encoding type VI secretion system Vgr family protein: MPQANGLQFTVRVGGLPSDIFSLVGFTLTECLSEVFHGRLELASTDPSIQAAEILEQPVDLVVWQDGEPLRRFTGVVNEFVRGDAGHRRTRYELNIQSPLWRLGLMHNSRIFQTQSSDTIARTLLEERGIIDSVFDLKRTPEQREYCVQHRESDLAFLERLAAEEGWHYRYEHGSVDADTQPALVIADHHGDAPKLEPAEYKARAGGSSRRPVVYRFRYEERVRVASVAMKDYTFKNPAYALMHQHASGDLKHREDYQHYDYPGRFKADASGQPFTEARLQSLRNDASTASGESNRPDFSAGAKVELKEHDSDALNREWLLTAVTHTGTQPQALEEEGGSEPTTYHNRFNAIPADLTWRPRTPHRPLMDGPQIAIVTGPEGEEIHCDEHGRVKVRFPWDRYSKNDEHSSAWLRVSQGWAGGQYGFMALPRIGHEVIVSFLDGDPDQPIITGRTHHITNTPPYGLPEHKTRTTLKTKTHKGEGSNELRFEDEADQEQIYVHAQKDLDLLTENNRTEVIRNDSHRTVENNEFSHVKGNEHRTVDGEQRESVGSDYSLSIGGSLHSKQGKNQLVEAGTEIHHKAGMKVVIEAGAELTLKAGGSFLKLDPSGVTVSGPSVRMNSGGGPGSGSGVSAQDPALPASLSEIADTNKPAQLAETDTRALAGPTPSSVQALKAAARNDVALVKQCGRKSDGTCALSSCSCEDVTA; the protein is encoded by the coding sequence ATGCCCCAGGCAAATGGATTGCAGTTCACCGTCCGCGTTGGCGGTCTCCCCTCTGATATTTTTTCACTCGTCGGTTTTACCCTGACCGAATGCCTGTCCGAGGTGTTTCACGGTCGGCTTGAGCTGGCCAGTACCGATCCCTCAATTCAGGCAGCGGAAATTCTTGAGCAACCGGTGGATCTTGTGGTCTGGCAGGATGGCGAGCCGCTAAGGCGCTTCACCGGTGTGGTCAACGAATTTGTTCGGGGCGATGCCGGTCACCGGCGCACCCGCTATGAACTGAATATTCAGTCGCCACTCTGGCGTCTGGGGCTGATGCACAACAGCCGGATTTTCCAGACCCAAAGCAGCGATACCATCGCGCGAACCTTGCTGGAAGAGCGCGGCATTATCGACTCGGTTTTCGATCTGAAACGCACTCCCGAGCAGCGGGAGTATTGTGTTCAGCATCGAGAAAGCGACCTAGCCTTCCTCGAACGTCTCGCGGCTGAAGAGGGCTGGCATTACAGGTATGAACACGGGAGCGTGGACGCAGACACACAGCCGGCGCTTGTAATCGCCGACCATCATGGCGATGCGCCGAAGCTGGAGCCGGCAGAATATAAAGCCAGAGCCGGCGGCAGCAGCAGGCGCCCGGTCGTGTACCGATTTCGATATGAAGAGCGGGTGCGGGTGGCCTCTGTGGCCATGAAGGATTATACCTTTAAGAATCCCGCCTATGCTTTGATGCATCAGCATGCTTCCGGCGACCTGAAGCACCGGGAAGATTACCAGCACTACGATTACCCCGGCCGCTTCAAGGCCGATGCCAGTGGCCAGCCGTTTACCGAAGCCAGACTGCAATCCCTCCGCAATGATGCCAGTACCGCATCCGGTGAGAGCAATCGCCCGGACTTCAGCGCCGGCGCCAAAGTTGAGCTGAAGGAGCACGACAGCGACGCCCTGAATCGGGAATGGCTGCTGACCGCAGTCACTCACACCGGCACCCAGCCCCAGGCCCTGGAAGAGGAGGGCGGCAGCGAACCCACCACCTATCACAACCGGTTCAATGCCATACCTGCAGACCTGACCTGGCGTCCCCGAACGCCCCATCGTCCTCTGATGGACGGCCCGCAAATTGCGATTGTCACAGGCCCGGAAGGCGAAGAGATTCACTGCGATGAACATGGCCGGGTCAAAGTCCGTTTCCCTTGGGATCGCTACTCGAAAAACGACGAACACAGCAGCGCCTGGCTCCGAGTCAGTCAGGGCTGGGCCGGCGGCCAGTATGGCTTCATGGCCTTGCCACGAATCGGCCACGAAGTAATTGTCTCCTTCCTGGACGGCGACCCGGACCAGCCCATCATCACCGGGCGAACCCATCACATCACCAACACGCCACCCTATGGGCTGCCGGAGCACAAAACCCGCACCACCCTGAAAACCAAGACCCACAAGGGCGAGGGCAGCAACGAACTGCGGTTTGAGGATGAGGCGGACCAGGAACAGATCTACGTCCACGCCCAGAAAGACCTGGACCTGCTCACCGAGAACAACCGCACGGAGGTGATTCGGAACGACAGTCACCGCACGGTCGAAAACAACGAATTCAGTCATGTCAAAGGCAATGAGCACCGAACTGTCGATGGCGAACAGCGTGAGTCGGTCGGAAGTGATTACAGCCTCTCCATCGGTGGCAGTCTTCACAGCAAACAGGGCAAAAACCAGCTCGTTGAAGCTGGCACCGAGATCCACCACAAAGCGGGTATGAAAGTCGTAATCGAGGCGGGCGCCGAACTCACGCTCAAGGCGGGTGGCAGCTTTCTGAAGCTGGATCCCAGTGGCGTTACGGTCTCCGGGCCTTCGGTGCGCATGAACTCTGGCGGTGGGCCTGGGAGTGGGAGTGGGGTGTCGGCCCAAGACCCGGCGCTTCCGGCCAGCCTGAGTGAAATTGCCGATACGAATAAACCGGCACAGCTTGCTGAAACCGACACCCGGGCTTTAGCAGGTCCGACTCCAAGTTCGGTGCAGGCCCTGAAAGCGGCGGCCAGGAACGATGTTGCACTGGTCAAGCAATGCGGGCGCAAGTCGGATGGCACCTGCGCCCTCTCATCCTGTTCATGCGAGGATGTGACTGCATGA
- a CDS encoding proline racemase family protein → MKPELTIQLMDTHAGGDVSRIVTGGIDLLPGDTVRAQMEYLRDDADGLRRLLLEEPYGIPEMSVDLLVPPTDPRAAAGYIIMEVMGYPIYSGSNTICTATAVLEAGIVPKQEGQQSFILESPAGLVQIEATVHDGVVEAITCEGLPSYIHTYKATIDVPSLGEITYSVAYSGGFYALVDAASMGFDLTLDEERKLAETAHAIVEAIQAERGFSHYTLGDVGPLPFLHFMGPVEHVAEGYYRSRSATYVHPGVICRSTTGTGTSARLALMNYEGSIKPGDKLETVSLRETGFIGEFTSVEEEGEYQVIKNSITGKGYVIARSDIVVNCDDPMVECGSLHHILSSRHPGKITPKS, encoded by the coding sequence ATGAAACCGGAACTTACCATTCAGTTGATGGATACCCATGCCGGCGGTGATGTCAGCCGGATCGTGACCGGTGGCATTGATCTGTTGCCCGGCGATACCGTGCGAGCGCAGATGGAGTACCTGCGGGATGACGCCGACGGTCTACGCCGGCTTTTGCTGGAAGAGCCCTACGGGATACCGGAAATGTCTGTGGATCTGTTGGTGCCGCCCACGGATCCGCGAGCTGCCGCCGGTTACATCATCATGGAAGTCATGGGCTACCCTATCTACTCGGGCTCCAACACCATCTGCACGGCTACGGCGGTGCTGGAAGCGGGCATTGTGCCCAAACAGGAAGGCCAGCAGAGTTTTATACTGGAGTCGCCCGCCGGACTGGTCCAGATTGAGGCGACGGTGCACGACGGAGTGGTAGAAGCCATCACCTGTGAAGGTCTGCCCAGCTATATCCACACCTACAAGGCCACCATCGACGTGCCTTCGCTGGGCGAGATTACCTACAGCGTTGCATACAGCGGCGGCTTTTATGCCCTGGTTGATGCAGCCAGCATGGGCTTCGATCTGACCCTGGACGAAGAACGCAAACTCGCTGAAACCGCCCACGCCATTGTCGAGGCGATTCAGGCAGAGCGGGGCTTTTCCCATTATACGCTTGGCGACGTAGGGCCACTGCCGTTCCTGCACTTCATGGGCCCTGTGGAACATGTGGCAGAGGGCTATTACCGGTCCCGCTCGGCAACCTATGTGCATCCCGGTGTGATCTGTCGGAGCACAACGGGCACCGGCACTTCCGCCCGTCTGGCGTTGATGAACTACGAAGGCAGCATCAAGCCGGGCGACAAGCTGGAAACCGTTTCCCTCAGAGAGACGGGCTTTATCGGTGAATTCACTTCGGTTGAGGAAGAGGGTGAGTACCAGGTGATCAAAAACAGCATCACCGGCAAGGGCTATGTCATTGCCCGCTCCGACATCGTGGTTAATTGCGATGATCCCATGGTGGAGTGCGGCTCCCTGCACCACATACTTTCAAGCCGCCATCCCGGAAAGATCACACCGAAATCCTGA
- a CDS encoding formylglycine-generating enzyme family protein: MVLNNGLQLGLLVLLATSLSACERFGNGSADAVSRIKQKAIENLVFVDGGTFKLGDVGHPNGSPYVVLTDHARPAVEVSVDSYSISKYETTWGEMHVYYEKLGRFSLYEGSVYDEKFIAEPSEDPFSPYFYLKPARTPNYHEAEGYCAWLGDQTGLPFALPTEAQWEFAARSRGSNVPFATNTGVADNDTYLQRPRQYIDPSIPPSGNMLSHSSLVMERRPVGSYPPNPIGLHDMSGNVAEWTQDWFQKDYYQHAPRNNPRGPLKPIDPDSPEKTVRDWAGHGDHVGGNATVFARSGVPVSAGGNGFRCVVNHPKPINR, translated from the coding sequence ATGGTTCTGAACAATGGTTTGCAGTTGGGGTTGTTGGTGTTGCTTGCAACCTCATTATCTGCTTGTGAGAGGTTTGGTAACGGCTCGGCCGATGCGGTTTCTCGAATCAAGCAAAAAGCGATTGAAAATCTGGTCTTTGTTGACGGAGGTACTTTTAAGCTGGGTGATGTGGGACACCCGAATGGTTCGCCTTATGTAGTTTTAACCGATCATGCTCGGCCTGCTGTCGAGGTTAGTGTCGATAGCTACTCAATCTCCAAATACGAGACAACTTGGGGAGAAATGCATGTCTACTACGAAAAACTTGGACGCTTTTCCTTGTATGAGGGCTCTGTCTATGACGAGAAATTTATCGCCGAACCAAGTGAAGATCCCTTTTCTCCTTATTTTTATCTTAAACCTGCCAGAACGCCAAACTACCATGAAGCGGAAGGTTACTGCGCCTGGTTAGGCGATCAAACCGGCTTGCCTTTTGCTCTCCCTACGGAAGCGCAATGGGAATTCGCTGCCCGAAGCAGGGGCAGTAATGTTCCCTTCGCCACAAATACTGGCGTTGCAGATAACGATACATATTTGCAGAGGCCCAGGCAGTATATTGATCCAAGTATCCCGCCTTCCGGCAATATGCTTAGCCATTCTTCTCTAGTCATGGAGAGGAGACCTGTTGGTAGTTATCCGCCCAATCCGATAGGACTTCATGACATGTCGGGGAATGTTGCGGAATGGACTCAGGACTGGTTTCAGAAGGACTATTATCAGCATGCGCCGCGCAACAATCCCAGAGGTCCGCTGAAACCCATTGACCCAGATAGTCCGGAGAAAACTGTAAGAGATTGGGCTGGCCACGGAGACCACGTAGGTGGCAATGCTACTGTGTTTGCGCGATCCGGTGTGCCTGTTTCCGCTGGCGGCAACGGCTTCCGCTGTGTCGTTAATCATCCGAAGCCAATCAATCGATAA